Part of the Leptospira ellinghausenii genome, GACAAACCTGACATTCGTTTTGGAATGAAACTTGTGAATGTATCAGAACTTGTGAAATCATGTGACTTCCAAGTCTTCACGGGTGCCATTGCAGGTGGTGGTGTGGTAAAAGCCATTTGTGTTCCCGGTGGTTCGACCATCTCACGGAAAGAAATCGAAGACCTCACGGCTTGGCTTTCTCGCGACTTCCGAGCCAAAGGTCTTGCTTACATGAAACATGGAGCAAATGGATTAGAATCAACGATCACAAAGCGGTTCACTCCTGAAACCTTAGAAGCGATTGCTAAAGCTGTGGGTTCGAAAGAAGGAGATATGGTATTTTTTGGGGCAGATTCGTCTAAGATTGTGAATGCGTCCCTTGGTGCCTTACGTTTGAAATTATCAGAAAAATACGATCCACCTAAGGTTCCTTATAGTTTCCATTGGGTGGTTGACTTTCCTATGTTTGAGTTGGATGAAACCACAAAAACTTGGACCTTCCTCCACCATCCATTTACATCTCCCAAAGAAGAAGACTTTCAAAAACTAAGGGATTGGAAGGCTGGGAAAGAAGTTGACCTTTCTTCGATTGGTGCGAAAGCATATGATCTAGTTTTGAATGGAACAGAAATTGGTGGTGGTTCCATCAGGATCCACAACCCAGAAATCCAAAGCCTCGTACTTGAGGCGATTGGGATTGGAGAAGAAGATGCAAAATCCAAGTTTGGATTTTTACTCGATGCGTTATCCTTTGGTGCTCCTCCTCATGGTGGGATTGCCTTTGGTGTGGATCGCATCATGATGTTACTCACTGGTGGAACCTCTATCCGTGATGTCATTGCGTTCCCAAAAACACAAAAAGGAACTTGTATGATGAGTGAAGCGCCAGGCCCAGTAGAAGCAAAACAATTAGAAGAACTGAAACTCAGGGTAGTCACAATTTAATATGGATGAAAGTTTTACATTTCAGGAAGAATCCCTCTACCAAACGGTATGTGGGATTAGCGACAGCAAACTCCCGTTATGGGAAAGCCGACTGAATGTAAAACTCATCCCTCGTGGAAAATCTCTCATCATCCAAGGGAGTGAAGACCACGTTCAAGTAGCCCTTGATACCTTTCAGAAAGTAGAAGAAAACTTCAAACGAAGACCAGACAAATCCGAATATTCTTTTTTTGACATCGATTACTTGGTGAATAAGGTAAAAGACTCGAGTGGTGGATGGCCAACACCTGGTTCCCCTGACTTCCAAAAGGAAGGAGAATCTTGGACACCGAAAGACAAAATTTTTGTCACCTTCAAAGGAAAACCCATTTTTCCAAGAACCAAAAACCAAGAAAGTTTTGTCGATAGCCTTCATAAAAACTACATCACAATCGCCATGGGACCTGCGGGAACGGGAAAAACATTTTTGTCCATCGCCACTGCTTGCCGTATGATGCAAACAGGAGAGGTGGACAGGCTCATCCTCACAAGGCCTGCTGTGGAAGCAGGAGAAAACTTAGGTTTTTTACCCGGTGACCTAACCCAAAAAGTAAACCCGTATTTACGTCCCATCTATGATGCGTTACACGAATGTATCGGTTTCGAAAAAACGAGTGAATACTTACAAGTGGGTAAAATTGAAATTGCGCCAATTGCCTTTATGAGAGGCCGAACCCTTTCTCATTCCTTTATCATTTTAGATGAAGCCCAAAACTGTACTTTGCCACAGCTCAAAATGTTCCTCACACGGTTTGGGAAAAATTCCAAAATGGCAATTTCGGGAGATGCCACACAAATTGACCTCGCCCATGGTCGGTCAGGCCTTGAAAAAACAGTTTACACTCTTCGAAATTTGAATGGAATAGAGACAATTTTTTTCGGAAGGGAAGACATTACCCGTCACCCGATTGTGGAATCGATTGTCCGACGATTTGAAGAAAACGAAAGCCTATTTAACAAAAAACAATGAAAGCGATCTTTGATTCTTCTATGACGAGTGTGACTGACTTTTTAACAAAAGTGAGACCTGTCTCTGTAGTTCGTAACATCCAAATCATTTTGGTATTTCTTACGTTACTTTTTGTTACATACGTACTTTCGATTCCTTTTTTTGGGCAATCAAAGGTCAATACAGATCCAGATGGATTATTTTCCGAAGGTAAAATTGCACCTGAAACCATCCAATCGGTAAAAGAATTTTCCTATGAAGATATCGAAAAAACGAATTTAGAAAAACAAAAGGCAAAATCGAATGTTCCCTTTGCTTTTGACAAAGATTTCGGAGTCCTAGTTGCTGGAATTGACACCAATTTATCAGAGGATTTAGAAATCCTTCGCATCTTACTCCAAGAGGGAAAATCCAATCCTTCTGTTGTGAAAGACCGCATCCCACGATGGCGTAATCGTACAAACGAAGAAATCCAAGCGATCTTAGATTATCCGAGAAAAGACAAATTAAAAAACTTCATACAACAATACACCAATTTGATATTTTCAAAGTATTGTATTGTCAAAGAAGATTTACCTTTTGCAAAGGAACTAGACAAAGCAGGAGCTAAAATTCGTAACATTGGCACACAAGACCATACCACCATCATTGATGGGAATTTAGTCATTCCTCGTTCTCAAATCTATAAAGATGGGCCAGTTACTGCCGTCTTGTCTAAGTTAGCTTCTGAAAAATTACCAAACGTTTCTGACTCACTTCTCAAAGCAGTTTCAAGGATTGGATTGTACTATGTGTATTCCTATCCTGCTTGTAATTATAATCCAGAGGAAACAGAAAATGCAAGGGTAAAAGCGGCAACTGCAGTTGTTGTACAAAAAAGCCGAATCCAAGCAAATGAAATCATCGTTAGAGCAGGGGATGTCATCACACCAGAAGTGAAGCTAAAACTGGATATGATGAATTTATATGCGACTCGGGCAAACCTTGCGTCCATCATTTCTATTTTTCTCACTCAGTGTGTGCTTATAGTCATTGTGGGATTTTATTTGATTCGATACAGGCCAAACCGATTGAATGACCTTTCGAGTAACCTCATCATCTTTTTTACGCTTTGGATTGTGATCGCTTCAATTTATTTGTTATCTAAAGTGTTTTATGCAACTGACAGTGATTTGTCGGCAGTATATTATTTTGGAATGTTTGTCCCCGTGGGAATGCTTTGTTTGCTTCTCGGTTTTGTATATGACGAACAACTTTCCATAGCGATTGGATTCTTTTTGTCTTTCGCAGTGTTCTTCGCCTCTCGTTACAATCCCACATCTTTTATGTTAGCGTTCACCGTTGCTGTGATGAGTTCCATTTATGGCAGAAGGTTACTCAAACGAATTGATTTTTTAAAAGCAGGGTTTTTACTCACATTTGTTCAAATCCTTGTGACAACTGCGGGTTATTTGTTTGATGGTAGAGAGTTTTTTGTTTCCAGTGGTGCTGGATTTTTTAAGGACTTAACTAATTCCAATCTCTTTCGAATTACTGTGATGTGTTTTGTGAATGGATTTGCAAGTGCCACTGCAGTTCAGTTTTTACTCCCTTTGTATGAATATATTTTCAATATTCCAACTCGGTTTAAATTGATTGAACTGGCGGACACAGGTCATCCTCTTCTGCAACAGCTTCTTACCAAAGCACCTTCTACCTACACACATACATTTATGGTGGCAGCACTTTCGGAACGAGCAGCTCAGAATTTAAACTTGGACAGACTTCTCGTGAGAGTGGGAGTGTACTTCCATGATATTGGTAAAATTCCAAATGCTGGTTTTTTTGTGGAAAACCAACATTTAATTCCAAAACCAGAACACATTGATAAAAATAATCCGGCACTTGCCGCAAAAACAGTTATCGATCACGTGTTAGATGGGATTGAAATGGCGAAAAAAGCAAGGCTTCCACGGGAGATCATTAGTTTTATCCCAGAACACCATGGAACCTCCACTATGGCATTCTTTTATCATAAAGCTTTACAAGAAATCTCTAGTAGCGCACGGAAAAATATAAACAAAAAAGATTTCCAATACCCAGGTCCTAAACCACAAAGTAAGGAAACCGCAATTGTGATGATTGCTGATTCACTAGAGGCAGCATCACGTTCGTTAGATGAGGTGTCTCAAGAAAGTTTGGATGAGCTAATACGTAAAATCATCAATTCAAAATTAGCAGAGAACCAGTTAGATGAAAGTGGTCTAACCATTGGTGATTTAGAAATCATCAAAGCAAGTTTTAAAGAAGTTTTACTTTCCAGTTTACACCAAAGACCTAAATATCCGAAACCAGAAGATACAAAGGCATTGGAAACAGCGAATACTAAAAAACCAAAATCATGAATCCTAAACTTCAGGTTTTCACAAATTGGAATGACGAAACAGACCAAGTGGAAATCGATCCAGAGTTAGTCATCCAAAATTGTGAACTCATTTTACAGCACATGGCTCCCAAATTTTTACAATCGTTGGAACTTTCCGTGTTCATTGTGAATGACCAAATGATGTCGGAAATTAATGGGGAACGTCGAGGAAAATCAAAGACAACAGATGTATTGTCGTTTCCATTGTATGACGAATCATTAAAAATACCGGTTCAAATTTTAGGCGAAGTTGTGATTTCCATGGAGACTTGCAAAAAACAAGCAATTGAAATAGGTCATTCCGTTATTGATGAATTTTATCGTCTGCTTGTGCATGGGATCTTACATCTATTTGGTTATGATCATGAAACTAATGAAGAGGATGCAGTTTTAATGAGAAAAATGGAAGATGAATGTTTGGATTTGGTATTTGCAACGTAAATGGCAATACGAAAAGAAACAGGAATCATCATCCAAAGTAAAGACATCGGTGATAGTGACCGACTGATTAGTCTTGCCGGGGAATCCCAAGTCCGAATGAATTTTATCAGTAAAGGGATTCGTAAATCCAAACGACGTGCCATCATTTCAACAGAAATTGGTTGTTTGGTGGAAGTAGATTTTTACGACCAAGCAGAGAAGGACTGGAAATCGACAAAAGAAATCCATTTGATCAAACGTTTTGATGAACTAAAGTCTGATTATATAGGAACCCTTTTTGTTTTCTACATTACGGAACTTACTTCTCAATTGTATCCTGAAGGGGAAAATCATCCTTTTTTATTCCAGTTACTTTCTGGTAGTTTGGAAACAAGTAATACAAATGGTTTTCGAAAGGAAATTTTGCCATTTTTTAAAATCAGAGCACTAACCCATATGGGCCATTTCCCCTCGGAATTTTATTGCCATACATGCGGGGAGGAAGTCCTCACAAAATCTAAGGCTTATTTTTCAGTTGATTCCCGTGAATTTTTATGTTCTGATTGCCATCCCATTTCCAAAGATCATTTGCCTGTTTTAAAACTATTTCACACAATGTTATCTAAGAAATTTTCAAATGTTTTGGTTATTTTTCCGAGAGAGTTTGAATACAGAGAAGGTGATATGATCCTGAATCAATTTATACGTTCTCTTTTTGGAAAAGAGTTAAAATCTTATTTTGAGTTTTATCGAACGATTGGTGATTTATGAATTTTATAACAAAAACGACCTTACTTGTGATGACCTTTTCGGTTTTCCTTGCTCTGTTCCAATTATTACTCAAAACAGAAAATCTAAAACAAAATTCCGTTAATCCTAAAACAAAACCAAAGAATGAAATCTTCCAAGCGATCCTTCGAGAAAAAGAAGAATCTATTCCTAATTTTGTATCACGATTTAAAATCAAAAGTTTTGAACTATGGGAAAATTCAGACAAATTAAAAATGGAAATTAAATATTAAAATGAAAGCCAATCAATTATTAAAGAATATTGTCCTCGCAGAATTAGAATCTGCAGTTACGTCTTATATACAAAAGCTGAATGTCGATATCCCATTTGAAGATTTTAAAATTCGAATTGAATATTCGAGGGACGAAAAGTTTGGAGATTACTCCTCTCCCTTTGCCTTAGAGAATAAAAATCTTTTAAAATTGAACCCGAAGGACATTGCTGAAGGAGTTCTTGCCGAAATCAAAAATGATTCCCTTTTTGATTTTGTATCTTTTTCTCCGCCTGGTTTTATCAATTTCAGAATTCGTCCTTCGTATTTAATTGGGTATGTTGCAAAAGTCATGTCACCTGTTGTTTCCTTTGCAAAAACAGATGATTTGGAAACAATTTTGTTAGAATTTGTTTCCGCTAACCCAACTGGTCCCATGAATATTGTATCTGCTCGTTCTGCTGCTTATGGTGATGCATTAGCAAACTTATTATTGAGTTTAGGTCATACCGTCAAACGAGAGTTTTATGTAAACGATTACGGAAACCAGGTGTATTTACTCGGAGTGGCAGTTTTAATTCGAATTTTTGAAAGTAAAGGGGATCACATTTCCTTCCAAGAAGAAGAATCTGACGAGTCCATATTTTCACTGATAGAAAAACGTGTATTACCCAAAGAAAGTTACAGAGGGGAATACATTAAAGACATTGCCAATGAATTACTTAAAAACTCAGAGCATTCAAAACAAGTTGCGGATTGGATCCAAAATAAAAATTGGGAAGAATGTATTCAGTTTTTATCCAAGTATGCAGTTGAGTATAACCTTAGCCGACAAAAAGAAGACTTAGACTTATTTGGTGTTCAATTTGATAAGTTCTACAGCGAAAGAAGCTTACACGAATCAGGTGAAGTAGAAAATGTGCCTTCCCTTTTGAAAAAAGAAGATGTCGCCACAATCGATGGTAAACTCCATTTTTTATCAACCCACTATGGTGATGACAAAGACCGTGTGATTCGTAGGGAAGATGGAAGGCCAACTTATCTCATGGCTGACATTGCCTATCATTTTGATAAATACAAAAGAGGATTTACCAAACTTATCGATATTTGGGGACCTGATCATTATGGTTATATTGCTCGATTAAAAGGGGCAGTGGAATCCTTCGGGAAATCAAAAGAAAGTTTTATGGTTCTCATTGCTCAACAAGTGAATCTGATCGAAAACAAAGAAAAGGTTAAAATGAGTAAACGGTTGGGAATTTTCCAAACTATGCGGGATTTGTTAACTTATCTAGGAAAAAATGGAAAAGATGTGGGACGATATTTTTTCCTAATGAGAAGTTCGGATGCACCACTCGATTTTGACTTGGATTTAGCAAAAGATGAATCAGATAAAAATCCTGTATTTTATATCCAATATGCTCATGCAAGAGTTTGTTCCATCTTCCGTGAATTACAAATGAATATATCAGAATGGAAGTTTCCTACTGATTTAAAAGTTGAACAATTCCAACAAGAAGAACGAGTTCGACTTCTTTTTTGGGTTTCCCGTTTTCAGGAAGAAGTTTATGATACCGCAACTCATCTGGAACCGCATCGCCTAACAAACTATCTTCAATCTCTGAGTAAGGCATTTACCAAATTTTATTCTCATAAAGATAACCGTATCAAAGAGAAAGTAGGTGAGGAAAAGGAACAATTATTGTTACTGATCTATGTTACGAAATTGGCAATTGCTTCAGGTTTAGAACTTCTTGGAATCTCTTCACCTGAAAAAATGTCGAAAGAAGAAGTATAAGGATGATGTCACCTTTTATTGTAATCCTTTCCACTGGATCCGAGTTAACCGCGGGTCGTAGTCTGGATACAAATTCTGGATGGATAGCGAATCAACTATTTGAACTTGGATGGAAGGTAAAAAAGTTCATAACTTTGCCTGATGATCCAAATTTGATTCTTTCTGAATTACAATCACTACAAACTCTCGCAAAAGAAAAACCGGTGCTTGCTATCATGACAGGTGGGCTTGGCCCAACAGAAGATGATTATACTCTGGAATCGGTTTTGAAATTAACCGGAAAAAAATCTTATTCTGTCGAAAAAGCAAAACTTCGTCTCACTAAAATTTATGAATCAAGAGGAAAGGAATATAAAGATATTCTTCCCAATGTATTTCGCCAAACTTTTGTTCCTGAAGGTTGTAAAACTTTAGACAATTCTGTAGGCATTGCGGTAGGATTTGTGGAATCTATAGGAGAAAAATCCTATTTGGTATGTATGCCAGGAGTGCCATCCGAGATGACTGAAATGTTTAAACGTAGGTTAGTTCCTGAATTGAAAAAACTTTACCCACGTGAAAATTTACTCCAAAAAACTAAATGGTTGTGGAACATTGGCGAGTCCTTATTCCAAAATGATTTTATCGAACCAAATAGAACTGAGTTCTTTCATGAGGCGGAATGGGGTGTCACTGCTAACCGTGGTTATATCAAATGTATTTTTCAATCGACAAATCAAAATTTACTAGATCAAATCATCAATCGATTGGAAACTCAATATCCAAAAATCATTTCAGACGATGTGTTTATTAATGTACATGATCGTTTATTAGCTGATAAATTGACAATCTCTGTTGTGGAAAGTTGTACTGGAGGATTACTCGGCAAAAAATTGACAGAACAACCTGGTTCCAGTTCCTATTTTATGGGTGGTTTTTTAACGTATTCGAATGAAATGAAGTCCAATTTACTTGGGATACCCATAGAGACCATAAACACTTATGGTGCAGTTAGTGAAGAAGTGGCAAAAGCTATGGTTGATGGACTTTGCCAAAAAACAGGAACACATTATGGAGTATCCATCACGGGGATTGCGGGTCCAGATGGTGGTAGTGAAGGAAAACCTGTAGGCACAGTTTGTATTGGAATCAAAGAACCAAATGGAGAGACCACTGTGCACCGTTATGTGTTTCCTGGGAACAGAGAAGCAATACGTGAAAATGCAAGTAACACTGCGATATTTTTGATTTACCAATCTTTAAAAAATAGGGTTATATAAGTTATGCTTCAAAACATATTTTATTCCATAGGATTTTTTCTTTTGTTCTATTTTAGTTGGGATGTGGATTTGAATTTTGTTCCGAGTATACGTGAAACTTGGATTTGGAATTTGGAAGGAAAATTTGGTACCAATCCTCCGAAGCTCGGAGAAGATCCAATCAAATCAATTAATGGTTATTTATACAACAAACAGTTTTATTCCTTCAAAACAAGTTCCCGCCCAGAAATTGATCCTAAATATTTAATCGATTTTCCACTATTAGGGAATGGATATTTGTTATATGAAAAAATTGGAGATGAAGTTAATTTTTTTTCAGATAGTAGTGAGTTATTTTGGAAAAAACCAATCAATTCATACCCTCGTAGTGGTTATTATGCATCACCTGTGTTGTATCTATCAGGAGATAATAACACAGTATTTTTACTCGATGAAAGTGGAAACAGAATCGGCAAACAAGAATTAAATGGTAGGTTTTTGA contains:
- the aspS gene encoding aspartate--tRNA ligase, whose product is MNHWVTSEYKNRIRATSVSDASVGKTLFLSGWAFRYRDQGGVIFIDLRDRSGILQIVARKEILGDDFSKVEKIRSEYVIAVKGKLSLRDAESINPKMETGKYELIAEAIEILNTSKTPPFTLDEFDPSGEEIRLKYRYLDMRREELRDRLVLRHKLTFALREYLDQHSFLEIETPILNKSTPEGARDFLVPSRLNPGEFYALPQSPQLFKQILMIGGMERYFQIVKCFRDEDLRADRQPEFTQLDMEFSFVTEEDIRREIEAMWAYALKKVFQLEVNSPFMTMPYHMAMEEYGSDKPDIRFGMKLVNVSELVKSCDFQVFTGAIAGGGVVKAICVPGGSTISRKEIEDLTAWLSRDFRAKGLAYMKHGANGLESTITKRFTPETLEAIAKAVGSKEGDMVFFGADSSKIVNASLGALRLKLSEKYDPPKVPYSFHWVVDFPMFELDETTKTWTFLHHPFTSPKEEDFQKLRDWKAGKEVDLSSIGAKAYDLVLNGTEIGGGSIRIHNPEIQSLVLEAIGIGEEDAKSKFGFLLDALSFGAPPHGGIAFGVDRIMMLLTGGTSIRDVIAFPKTQKGTCMMSEAPGPVEAKQLEELKLRVVTI
- a CDS encoding PhoH family protein — its product is MDESFTFQEESLYQTVCGISDSKLPLWESRLNVKLIPRGKSLIIQGSEDHVQVALDTFQKVEENFKRRPDKSEYSFFDIDYLVNKVKDSSGGWPTPGSPDFQKEGESWTPKDKIFVTFKGKPIFPRTKNQESFVDSLHKNYITIAMGPAGTGKTFLSIATACRMMQTGEVDRLILTRPAVEAGENLGFLPGDLTQKVNPYLRPIYDALHECIGFEKTSEYLQVGKIEIAPIAFMRGRTLSHSFIILDEAQNCTLPQLKMFLTRFGKNSKMAISGDATQIDLAHGRSGLEKTVYTLRNLNGIETIFFGREDITRHPIVESIVRRFEENESLFNKKQ
- a CDS encoding HD family phosphohydrolase, which codes for MKAIFDSSMTSVTDFLTKVRPVSVVRNIQIILVFLTLLFVTYVLSIPFFGQSKVNTDPDGLFSEGKIAPETIQSVKEFSYEDIEKTNLEKQKAKSNVPFAFDKDFGVLVAGIDTNLSEDLEILRILLQEGKSNPSVVKDRIPRWRNRTNEEIQAILDYPRKDKLKNFIQQYTNLIFSKYCIVKEDLPFAKELDKAGAKIRNIGTQDHTTIIDGNLVIPRSQIYKDGPVTAVLSKLASEKLPNVSDSLLKAVSRIGLYYVYSYPACNYNPEETENARVKAATAVVVQKSRIQANEIIVRAGDVITPEVKLKLDMMNLYATRANLASIISIFLTQCVLIVIVGFYLIRYRPNRLNDLSSNLIIFFTLWIVIASIYLLSKVFYATDSDLSAVYYFGMFVPVGMLCLLLGFVYDEQLSIAIGFFLSFAVFFASRYNPTSFMLAFTVAVMSSIYGRRLLKRIDFLKAGFLLTFVQILVTTAGYLFDGREFFVSSGAGFFKDLTNSNLFRITVMCFVNGFASATAVQFLLPLYEYIFNIPTRFKLIELADTGHPLLQQLLTKAPSTYTHTFMVAALSERAAQNLNLDRLLVRVGVYFHDIGKIPNAGFFVENQHLIPKPEHIDKNNPALAAKTVIDHVLDGIEMAKKARLPREIISFIPEHHGTSTMAFFYHKALQEISSSARKNINKKDFQYPGPKPQSKETAIVMIADSLEAASRSLDEVSQESLDELIRKIINSKLAENQLDESGLTIGDLEIIKASFKEVLLSSLHQRPKYPKPEDTKALETANTKKPKS
- the ybeY gene encoding rRNA maturation RNase YbeY; protein product: MNPKLQVFTNWNDETDQVEIDPELVIQNCELILQHMAPKFLQSLELSVFIVNDQMMSEINGERRGKSKTTDVLSFPLYDESLKIPVQILGEVVISMETCKKQAIEIGHSVIDEFYRLLVHGILHLFGYDHETNEEDAVLMRKMEDECLDLVFAT
- the recO gene encoding DNA repair protein RecO, with the translated sequence MAIRKETGIIIQSKDIGDSDRLISLAGESQVRMNFISKGIRKSKRRAIISTEIGCLVEVDFYDQAEKDWKSTKEIHLIKRFDELKSDYIGTLFVFYITELTSQLYPEGENHPFLFQLLSGSLETSNTNGFRKEILPFFKIRALTHMGHFPSEFYCHTCGEEVLTKSKAYFSVDSREFLCSDCHPISKDHLPVLKLFHTMLSKKFSNVLVIFPREFEYREGDMILNQFIRSLFGKELKSYFEFYRTIGDL
- the argS gene encoding arginine--tRNA ligase, which produces MKANQLLKNIVLAELESAVTSYIQKLNVDIPFEDFKIRIEYSRDEKFGDYSSPFALENKNLLKLNPKDIAEGVLAEIKNDSLFDFVSFSPPGFINFRIRPSYLIGYVAKVMSPVVSFAKTDDLETILLEFVSANPTGPMNIVSARSAAYGDALANLLLSLGHTVKREFYVNDYGNQVYLLGVAVLIRIFESKGDHISFQEEESDESIFSLIEKRVLPKESYRGEYIKDIANELLKNSEHSKQVADWIQNKNWEECIQFLSKYAVEYNLSRQKEDLDLFGVQFDKFYSERSLHESGEVENVPSLLKKEDVATIDGKLHFLSTHYGDDKDRVIRREDGRPTYLMADIAYHFDKYKRGFTKLIDIWGPDHYGYIARLKGAVESFGKSKESFMVLIAQQVNLIENKEKVKMSKRLGIFQTMRDLLTYLGKNGKDVGRYFFLMRSSDAPLDFDLDLAKDESDKNPVFYIQYAHARVCSIFRELQMNISEWKFPTDLKVEQFQQEERVRLLFWVSRFQEEVYDTATHLEPHRLTNYLQSLSKAFTKFYSHKDNRIKEKVGEEKEQLLLLIYVTKLAIASGLELLGISSPEKMSKEEV
- a CDS encoding nicotinamide-nucleotide amidohydrolase family protein; translated protein: MSPFIVILSTGSELTAGRSLDTNSGWIANQLFELGWKVKKFITLPDDPNLILSELQSLQTLAKEKPVLAIMTGGLGPTEDDYTLESVLKLTGKKSYSVEKAKLRLTKIYESRGKEYKDILPNVFRQTFVPEGCKTLDNSVGIAVGFVESIGEKSYLVCMPGVPSEMTEMFKRRLVPELKKLYPRENLLQKTKWLWNIGESLFQNDFIEPNRTEFFHEAEWGVTANRGYIKCIFQSTNQNLLDQIINRLETQYPKIISDDVFINVHDRLLADKLTISVVESCTGGLLGKKLTEQPGSSSYFMGGFLTYSNEMKSNLLGIPIETINTYGAVSEEVAKAMVDGLCQKTGTHYGVSITGIAGPDGGSEGKPVGTVCIGIKEPNGETTVHRYVFPGNREAIRENASNTAIFLIYQSLKNRVI